TCTTGCATTTCAGCATTTTGGCGATCGCGCTCGGTGAGGCAAGCATGTTGGCGATCGCGTTCACCTTCAAGCTCTTGGCACTGCTGCTGGAGTTTGGCAATTTGGCGAGCTTGCTGCTCCATGTGCTGTTCAAGGCTTTGGCGCTGTAGCTTCGCACGGGCTAGCTTTTGAATCGGCGTTTGCCCATTGTCATCAGCTGAGGCTGGATCTGAAGCACTTAGCCAATGTTCTGCAGCGGCATCAGATCCGGGGGCAGGTTGGGAGGAAGGTGGATCCGTCTCGGTTTGGAGCGATCGCTCTTCTAGACGCAGGTACAGCTCCCGAATGCGCTGATGGCAGGCGCTGATTTCCATCTCCAATTCCACCACGCGGGAATGGGCGGTGAGGGCTTCGGCTTCAAGGTCGAGGATTTGCCGCTGACGAGCTTCGAGGGCGGTTTGCAGATCCTTAATGGTGGTATCGAGGCGCTGGTAGTGGATGCGGGTTTCGTCCCGATCGGTTTCAAGGCGATCGTGGAGACCTTCGAGGACGGTGGAGTGATCATCCGCGAGGGTGTTAATGCGTTCTAAAAGCTGGAGGAAAAATTGATCGCGATCGCCCATGCCGGCCCGATACATCTCGATGGCCTGCTGTTGGCGCTCAAGCTGCATTTTTAATTGGGCGATCGCCTGCCGCTGAATACTGGCATAGGCTTCGGTGGTCGCCAACTGGGTTTCTAAAATGCCCTGGTCTCGCACTTTCAACCGCAGCTCATCGAGATACAGGAGCGCTTGGTCAAGGGCCTGCTCTAGGTGATAGATGCGCGAAAGCTGTTCATCATTGAGGGAACAAACCTGGGCAATTTCATGCACGAGGGTCTGCTGATCCACTCCAGCGCTAGAAAGCTGCAGCAAGGCTTGGCTAGCCACACGGCTCCACTGATAGCGCGACTGGTCATCCACAGACCAAAAACCATGAGGGCGAGATACCTCTGGTTGCGACACTCAGAACCTCCGAAACGTTGCTAATACTAGTTAGGGCTTGGCGGGACAAGGTCTGGACTTTTCAGCTAAATCCAGCTAGCTCTGAGATCCATGACCGGCAATGGTTATGAGCCTACAAGCACCCTGCGCCTTCATGGTCAGAACCGATACGACTACCCCTAGGAGACATGACCATGCCGTAAGCTTACTATACTCTCTCCCTAGAGCCACAGGCATTTGTTCTCTAAACTACATTTCCCTCCGCTGCAAGGGCATTGTGGTAACGATCGGCTGGGGGATCGGGAAAAAACCCTTGGTTGATGACAAACCTTGAAGCCTATTACCCTAAACCCCTCTCCCAGGTCATTAGAGAGGCTTTGAAAGTACCTGTACCTTAATTGCTCCCGTTCTCTTTCTGGTGAGAATGAGGGGAAACGATGAGTCAGACAACCAGGGGAGAATCTTGATTACCGAGAACCTGGTTTAGAGTAGTTTGATTTTGGGGACGCATGTTTTTTCCGAGGAGGGCGCTGGTAGCGTGATTCTTTATTACTACGGCGACGCTCCCTGCGCCACTGGGAGAGGCGTTGCTGGGCTCGGGCAAGGGGGGAAAGGTAATCACCATCAGGAGGTGAGCCTTGGGTATCTTTGGTCTGCCACCAAGCACCAGCCATCCCTCCGGCTGCTCCACCAACCGCCCCCAAGAGCAGTGCTAAAACTGGATCGTAGCCTACTATCCAAAATCCCAGAATGAATACAATCGCAAATTTAATGCCTGTATTAACAGCGGTTCTGGTCATGCTGTTGCTAGTGATCGGTTGCCTTCAGTGTAGCAAGGGTTTCTTGAAGCAGGTCGGTGGTTGTCTGAGCCGCATTGAGGGAGATCACATAGGGCTGTTCGTCGTTGCTGAAGGGCTGAAAGGTTTGCTGGCGCAAGATATCTACGTTGGCATCGGCAATGTCACCGGTGCGGGCTTGGAGGCGGGCTGCCAGCAGGTCAAGGGGGGCGTTGCAGTGGACAATATGCAGAGGCAGGTGGGCGGTTTGAGCCTGGGCGATCGCTGCCTGTCGGTAGTCTTGGCGATCGTATTTGGCGTCTAGGATCACGGTGTAGCCATCTTGGGCTAGTTTGATGCCAAGGTCTAGGAGGCGATCGTAGGTTTGGGCGGTCATGGCTGGGCTGTAGAGGTCGTCGCCTCCGCGTTCGTAGAGGGGCACGCCGCCGAGATGTTTGCGCACGGCATCGGAACGAATGTGGATACCCTCTAGTGCAGTAGCGATCGCTCGCCCGAGGGTAGTTTTTCCCGATCCCGATAGCCCAGACATGAGGATCAACTGGCCTGGGCGGGGCTGGCTGAGCTGCCAGGCTAAGCGATAGTAGAGCGCGGCTGTCTCAGAAATAGATTGCTTATCTTCGGATGGAATACCCGGATCGTTGAGCAGGAAGGAGGTCACTTTGGCGCGGACGTAGGACTGGCGGCTGACGTAGAGGGGAAGAATGTGCAGACCGTCCCAATCGCCGGAGGCTTCTGCGTAGGCATTTAAGAAACAGGTGCTGAGGTCGGGACGCTCTCGGGCTAGCAAGTCCATAACAATGTAGGCAATGTCGAACATGACATCGACAAAGCGAAAGGGTTCGTTGAATTCAATGCAGTCAAACAGCCAGAGCCGTCCTTGCCAATCGCAAATATTGCGCAGGTGCAGGTCGCCGTGGCATTCTCGGATGCGATCGCTCTCCATCCGGTCTTGGAACAGGTCTTGCCGTTCAGCAAAGAAGCGATCGGTGTAGTGGCGGGTTTCGTCAAACTGCTGCTGGGTTTGGGGGCCGCCGATGTACTGTTCGGTTTGGTCGTAGTTTTCGTCGATGGATTGGCGGACGCTGGCAATCTCCCCAAAGCTGCGAATGTAGTCGCTGGTGACGGTGGTTTGGTGGAAGGCAGCGATCGCTTGGGCCAGTGCTTGCAGACGGCTCTCGGTGAGTTCGCCGCGATCAAAGCAGGCGGTGAGCAGGGCGTCTTGAGGAAACTGCCGCATTTGTACGGCATAGTCGATGATGGACTCGGTGGGCGGGTTGGGCTGGCTAGCAAGCTGGAAGCGATCGCCCGCTTGGACAATCGGCAGCACCGCTAGGTAAAGCTCAGCGGCGGTGCGTTGATTCAACCGCAGCTCTTCTTGGCAAAAGTGACGACGCTTGTCCAGGGTGGCATAGTTGAGAAACCCAAAGTCCACCGGCTTTTTCACCTTGTAGGCATAGTCTCCAGTCAGCAGCACGTAGGACACGTGGGTCTGGATGAGCTGGATGGGTTCCTGCACGGGATGGGGGTAAAATCCGGGCTGGAGCATCTGTTGAATGAAGACTGGCAGCGTCGTCTCGGTCATGGGTTACAGGCCACGAAGTTAGCGAGACGATTGTAGCGAATTATCGGTTACCCAAGGCCAGCACAAGGCTAATAGCAGCGATCGCCCCCAGCAAAACCCAACCACCCCGTTGACCGATCCAACCCCGGAAGCGATTGCCCCAGCTAGGTCGGTAGGCGATCGCCTCTGGGCTCTGCTCTGTGGAGGTATAGAGGGTGCAGCTTTCAGCATAGGGGCGCTGGGGGAAGGTGCAGGTATCGTCGGCGTGGTAAAGGCAGGTGGCGCAAAGAGAGCCGCTGGGGGATTGGTACAGCGGAATACCAGGATGACCAAAAGCCTTAAGGGGAGCACGGCAGAAGGGGCAGGCGATCGCTTCCTCTGGAACGGACTGGTGACAGTGGGGACAGTCTGGCATGGGCTGGGTTGGTATCAGCAGAACTGTCTTTATCCTAGCGGTTACCCAGAGATAGACACGCTCCCAGAGATCCATTAGTCCCAGAGATCCATTGGAATCCATTGGAGGTGTATAGCCCAGGGATGACCTTCAGGAATTGCTCTCCCAGGAATTGCTCTCCTAGGGATCGATGCAGGGATGGATGAGGGGATGGATGATCGGGTGGGGCCTACTCTTGGGCAGGCGGCACGGCTACGGGAGCAGGGCGATCATGCCTGAGAGATTTGCTCAGAAGATATTTGACAGCGAAGACCATGCCCACTCCCGATAGCCAATAGGGACTGAACACCAGCAGCCAGATGATCAGCTGAACGAGGTCTACGGTCAGTTTACCTACCGCAACTTTGGCCTGCTGCCAGGTACGGCTGATTTGTGTGCCTGCGGATGGATCTCCCGAGGCGATCGCTCCTTCAGTTTGCAGGGTGAGGCGAATGGTGGAATAGCTGACCTGGTTGCGCAGGGCGCTGAGCTGGGCGTCAATTTGTTCGATGGAGGCGCGAATGGTATCCAGTTCCCGAGCCACGGTGAGCACGTCGTTCATATCACCCGATCGCTCCATGATGTCGAGGACAAGCTCCTCGGACTTCCGCAGGTTCCGCAAGCGAGCGTCATAGTCTACCAGTTGCGCCGATACGTCTTGGGCGGACAGGCTTTGCTGCTGAATGTCACCTAGTTCAGACAGAGAGGCGATCGCCCCATCCAGTTGGGCTTGGGGCACCCGTAGTTCTAGGGAGGCAGAGCGGGGCTGTTGCTCATCCCGAGGGCGTGTGGTGTTCAGGGAGAGGAGGTCACCTTGGTATTGGCGGGCGATGGCGTTGACGGCAGCTAGACTATCGTCGATGGACTCGACTTGGATAGTGAGTTCAGCTTGTTTAATCAGTTGGGGCTGCGATCGCGGCACGGTGGTAGCGGCGGCGAGGGACGGGGCACCGGCTTGGTTCTCTGCGCCGGGGGCGATCGCCTCGGGGCTGCTGGGGGCTACCATATCTCCACTAACGGGCGCTGCAGACTCCGCCATCTGGCTCTCGTTGGAAGGAGCTGCCGCACAACTGACCATGAGTGTGCCGCTAGCTAGTATGAGACCTAGGAGCGATCGCCCTTGCCGCTGAATTGAACTAACCATGACTCTCATCCTTTGCTTGTAAACCATCGGTGTTAATGGCTACAGCTATTCTGGCTGGTTTACCGAAGAGATAGGGTTAGGTTACAAAAATGGAAACCTAGGCAAAAGACTGGGCTGATTAGCTGATCCATTCTTTCCCATCATTCCACAAGGTGAGAGCAAGAAAGTGCAGACCTTTCAAAGCCCCTCTACCGACCTGGCAGAGGGGTTTGGGGTGAGGGTCTTCAAGGTTTGTCCATCAATCGGAGGGGATGTCTAGCTGTGATCTGTTCGACTTCGCCCAGTCTACGAGGTATGACGGCTAGGGATGCAGTTGTCTGAGGATCACCTGCAGGCGATCGTAGTCGTCTTTCAGCAAGATGCTCAGGGTGCGGCCAACCTGCACCAGCCAGTCGCGATCGGCTTGACGGACGCTATAAATCTGCCGGATGGAGGCGGCAATCAGGGCATCGACCGGGGTATTACCGAGGTCGAGGAGCGATCGCAGAAAGTCGAGGCGATCGGTGAAGCTGATGATCTCCTCGGGTTGGCAGTAGTACACCGCTTGGTGAACTTGCGGCGGGCGCGGCGGTAGATATTGGTAGGTGACGGTGGCGGGGCGCTTGCCGTTGGTGGTTTGGGGCGGTTGGAAGCCGACTAACGCGGCATTAAACTCGGTTTTGAGCATGGCAAAAATCTGGGGCTGCTGCTCTCGTAGCTCTTGCAGCGATAGCCCCAAGGCCCGAGCCCGATGGACAGAGTCGATGGGGCTGGTGGTGGCATGGTAGACCACGGCGTAGATTTGGTTGCCGGATTCTTCGTCCATGGCTTTCACCCAACTGCCGAAAGGTGGCATGGCGGGGAAGCTGAGGTCATCCGGATCAAGGCACTGGGCCAAAAATTGCGTGGTTGACGTTTCGACCACTTCTGCAAAGTGACCCGGTGTGCGGCGCTGGGTGGCAAATTGGGGGAGAGGCAGTCGCATGATGGGGAATGTTGAGGGGCGATCGCCTCCTCTTGCCTCTTACCTTGGGCCATAGGGGCGATCGCTCAGACCACCCCAATCATACTGAATGGCTAGATATTTGGCGATGTTTGCCGATTCCCCTCAATTCACCTAGCTCTGTCTATTTCTTGCGTCCGGCAGTTGCATCCACAGCTTCAAGTTCAGATAGGGTAAACGTTACGAGCTTATCCCAGTTGCCACCTTCAAAGAGTACAGCGGCTTTGCCATCGCTGATGCGCTGCACTAAGCCTTGAAATCCATAGTAGGTATCATCAAGATTGGTGACCCGAACGACTGATCCAGGAAAAATCATGGTGTGTCTAAACCTTTGCAATAGCTTTTCTATAGTTCAATGTAGACGATTCTAGGACGAGAGCGATCGCCAGAAAGTATTGGATCGCTCCTAGGGGGATGCGTAAGTGATCTCCAGTCAAGGAAGCTACGTTGGCGGGTTTCGGCGACGCTCAACCATCTTCTCATTAGGATTTGAGCTGTGAGCGATCGCTAGGATTCGCAGATCCATCCTAGGGTAACAGTCAAAATCGTAGACGCTGACTGCGATGGTTAGCAATGGATTCCACGATGCCTAGGGCTATAAAGTTTGTTAGCAGAGCCGATCGCCCATAGCTAACCCACGGGAGCGGAATGCCGGTGACAGGCGCTAGACCAATGGTCATGCCCACGTTGACGAGCACCTGAAAAATGAGCATGGATAAGACGCCAATGGCAATCAAGGAGCCGAAGTTATCCTTGGCATTTTGAGCAATAATCACCAACCGTAGGCAAATCAGCCAGAAGGCAACCAGCATGACCATGCAGCCAATAAAGCCGAGTTCTTCACCGACGGCGGAGAAAATGAAGTCGGTGTGTTGTTCTGGAATGAAGCTGAGCTGAGTTTGAGTGCCTTGATTGAG
The DNA window shown above is from Candidatus Obscuribacterales bacterium and carries:
- a CDS encoding HAS-barrel domain-containing protein gives rise to the protein MRLPLPQFATQRRTPGHFAEVVETSTTQFLAQCLDPDDLSFPAMPPFGSWVKAMDEESGNQIYAVVYHATTSPIDSVHRARALGLSLQELREQQPQIFAMLKTEFNAALVGFQPPQTTNGKRPATVTYQYLPPRPPQVHQAVYYCQPEEIISFTDRLDFLRSLLDLGNTPVDALIAASIRQIYSVRQADRDWLVQVGRTLSILLKDDYDRLQVILRQLHP
- a CDS encoding AAA family ATPase, with product MTETTLPVFIQQMLQPGFYPHPVQEPIQLIQTHVSYVLLTGDYAYKVKKPVDFGFLNYATLDKRRHFCQEELRLNQRTAAELYLAVLPIVQAGDRFQLASQPNPPTESIIDYAVQMRQFPQDALLTACFDRGELTESRLQALAQAIAAFHQTTVTSDYIRSFGEIASVRQSIDENYDQTEQYIGGPQTQQQFDETRHYTDRFFAERQDLFQDRMESDRIRECHGDLHLRNICDWQGRLWLFDCIEFNEPFRFVDVMFDIAYIVMDLLARERPDLSTCFLNAYAEASGDWDGLHILPLYVSRQSYVRAKVTSFLLNDPGIPSEDKQSISETAALYYRLAWQLSQPRPGQLILMSGLSGSGKTTLGRAIATALEGIHIRSDAVRKHLGGVPLYERGGDDLYSPAMTAQTYDRLLDLGIKLAQDGYTVILDAKYDRQDYRQAAIAQAQTAHLPLHIVHCNAPLDLLAARLQARTGDIADANVDILRQQTFQPFSNDEQPYVISLNAAQTTTDLLQETLATLKATDH
- a CDS encoding DUF4349 domain-containing protein, which codes for MVSSIQRQGRSLLGLILASGTLMVSCAAAPSNESQMAESAAPVSGDMVAPSSPEAIAPGAENQAGAPSLAAATTVPRSQPQLIKQAELTIQVESIDDSLAAVNAIARQYQGDLLSLNTTRPRDEQQPRSASLELRVPQAQLDGAIASLSELGDIQQQSLSAQDVSAQLVDYDARLRNLRKSEELVLDIMERSGDMNDVLTVARELDTIRASIEQIDAQLSALRNQVSYSTIRLTLQTEGAIASGDPSAGTQISRTWQQAKVAVGKLTVDLVQLIIWLLVFSPYWLSGVGMVFAVKYLLSKSLRHDRPAPVAVPPAQE